One Defluviimonas sp. SAOS-178_SWC DNA window includes the following coding sequences:
- a CDS encoding DUF6324 family protein: MGIDKESEIAANLQIGPTTLGMVRIYVEADGVELPLDFEPEEAEEIAEELRAAAEAARGMGGGPKGKSRKS, encoded by the coding sequence ATGGGTATCGACAAGGAAAGCGAGATCGCCGCGAACCTGCAGATCGGGCCGACGACGCTCGGCATGGTGCGGATTTATGTCGAGGCCGACGGCGTCGAACTGCCGCTCGATTTCGAGCCGGAAGAGGCGGAGGAGATCGCCGAGGAACTGCGCGCCGCCGCAGAAGCGGCACGCGGCATGGGCGGCGGACCTAAGGGGAAATCCCGGAAGTCGTGA
- the ribB gene encoding 3,4-dihydroxy-2-butanone-4-phosphate synthase translates to MTEDFKAAISSTEEIIDEARNGRMFILVDHEDRENEGDLVIPAQMCTPNAINFMATHGRGLICLTLTSARIDALGLTLMSTKNSSRHETAFTVSIEAREGVSTGISAHDRALTVAVAIDPTKGPADIATPGHIFPLRARDGGVLVRAGHTEAAVDVSRLAGLNPSGVICEIMNEDGTMARLPDLIAFAQKHGLKIGSISDLIAYRRRHDNLVRETMTQTVTSAYGGDWVMRVFTDQTEGTEHVVLTKGDITTPEPVLVRTHALNVLEDVLALGPAPEGELARAMKIIAKEGRGAVCLFRDPKAKLVTEEEDGPRTVKQTGLGAQILSTMGLKDLILLTDSPLTRYVGLDAYDLAITGTRPISEG, encoded by the coding sequence ATGACCGAAGACTTCAAGGCTGCCATTTCCTCGACCGAGGAAATCATCGACGAAGCGCGCAACGGCCGCATGTTCATCCTCGTCGATCACGAGGACCGCGAGAACGAGGGCGACCTGGTGATCCCGGCGCAGATGTGCACGCCGAATGCCATCAATTTCATGGCCACGCACGGGCGCGGCCTGATCTGCCTGACGCTGACCTCCGCCCGGATCGATGCGCTCGGGCTCACGCTCATGTCGACGAAGAATTCGTCGCGGCACGAGACCGCCTTCACCGTCTCCATCGAGGCGCGCGAAGGCGTGTCGACGGGCATCTCGGCGCACGACCGGGCGCTGACCGTCGCGGTCGCCATCGACCCGACGAAGGGGCCGGCCGATATCGCGACGCCGGGCCATATCTTCCCGCTCCGCGCCCGCGACGGCGGCGTTCTTGTCCGCGCCGGCCATACCGAGGCCGCCGTCGATGTCAGCCGTCTTGCCGGGCTCAACCCCTCGGGCGTGATCTGCGAGATCATGAACGAGGACGGCACGATGGCGCGGCTGCCCGATCTGATCGCGTTTGCCCAGAAGCACGGGCTGAAGATCGGCAGTATTTCCGATCTCATCGCCTATCGCCGCCGTCACGACAATCTGGTGCGCGAGACGATGACGCAGACGGTCACCTCCGCCTATGGCGGCGACTGGGTGATGCGGGTCTTCACCGACCAGACCGAGGGGACGGAGCATGTCGTCCTGACCAAGGGCGACATCACCACGCCCGAGCCGGTTCTGGTCCGCACCCATGCGCTCAACGTGCTGGAGGATGTCCTGGCACTCGGCCCCGCGCCGGAGGGGGAGCTGGCGCGCGCGATGAAGATCATCGCCAAGGAGGGGCGGGGGGCGGTCTGCCTGTTCCGCGACCCGAAGGCGAAGCTCGTGACCGAGGAAGAGGACGGGCCGCGCACGGTCAAGCAGACCGGGCTCGGCGCGCAGATCCTTTCAACGATGGGGCTCAAGGATCTGATCTTGCTGACGGATTCGCCCCTGACCCGCTATGTCGGCCTTGATGCCTACGATCTGGCCATCACGGGCACACGCCCGATCAGCGAGGGCTGA
- the nusB gene encoding transcription antitermination factor NusB has translation MSDDRKPTLAEKRQMKSAARLYAVQALFQMEAAGQTVDKVAREFENFRFGAVYDEDEMAEGDTGLFRKTVEDAVNWQAKIDQMTDRALVAKWPIDRIDPVLRALFRAAGAELLTQGTPPKVVITEFVDIARAFFPDGKEPKFVNAVLDHMAREARPEAF, from the coding sequence ATGAGCGACGACCGCAAGCCCACCCTCGCCGAAAAGCGCCAGATGAAATCCGCCGCCCGGCTTTATGCCGTGCAGGCGCTGTTCCAGATGGAAGCGGCGGGCCAGACCGTCGACAAGGTCGCGCGGGAATTCGAGAACTTCCGCTTCGGCGCCGTCTATGACGAGGACGAGATGGCCGAGGGCGATACCGGCCTCTTCCGCAAGACGGTGGAAGATGCGGTGAATTGGCAGGCGAAGATCGACCAGATGACCGACCGGGCGCTGGTGGCGAAATGGCCCATCGACCGCATCGACCCGGTCCTGCGCGCGCTCTTTCGCGCCGCCGGCGCCGAGCTTCTGACCCAGGGCACGCCGCCCAAGGTGGTGATCACCGAATTCGTCGACATCGCCCGGGCGTTCTTTCCGGACGGGAAAGAGCCGAAATTCGTCAACGCGGTTCTCGATCACATGGCGCGCGAGGCGCGGCCAGAGGCGTTCTGA
- a CDS encoding ABC transporter substrate-binding protein gives MAATLIEGESSRQVWLTINQKAEPLKDIRVRQAIQYAYDSDAVLYGAYDGLVSRSAGVVQPGTSFAREKNIIDTRDVEKAKTLLAEAGTEGLTLNLVALTDSTSQTIQASLCEAGITVEIQPTEEAACWALGDKSAGDDYLSIELVLQRYAGGIDPTENLVRFRRDQIGVYNWTFFDSPEYEEIYQKSLVELDPEKRRAMFNRMEDLMELSGDCLFICFEPLVAIHDPDLNPVILADGHPDPVQFTKA, from the coding sequence GTGGCAGCTACGCTGATCGAAGGCGAATCTTCGCGCCAGGTCTGGCTGACGATCAACCAGAAGGCCGAGCCCTTGAAGGACATCCGGGTCAGGCAGGCGATCCAGTACGCCTACGACAGCGACGCGGTGCTTTACGGCGCCTATGACGGGCTTGTATCTCGGTCCGCCGGCGTGGTGCAGCCGGGGACGAGCTTTGCCCGCGAGAAGAATATCATCGACACCCGCGATGTCGAGAAGGCCAAGACGCTTCTGGCCGAGGCGGGGACCGAGGGGCTGACCCTGAACCTCGTCGCGCTGACCGATTCCACCTCGCAGACCATCCAGGCGAGCCTTTGCGAGGCTGGGATCACGGTGGAGATCCAGCCCACCGAGGAGGCCGCCTGCTGGGCCCTGGGCGACAAGTCGGCCGGCGACGACTACCTCTCCATCGAGCTCGTGCTGCAACGCTATGCGGGCGGCATCGACCCGACGGAAAATCTCGTCCGGTTCCGGCGCGACCAGATCGGGGTCTACAACTGGACGTTCTTCGACAGCCCCGAATACGAGGAGATCTACCAGAAGTCGCTCGTCGAGCTAGACCCCGAGAAGCGCCGGGCGATGTTCAACCGCATGGAGGATCTGATGGAGCTTTCGGGGGACTGCCTCTTCATTTGCTTCGAACCCTTGGTCGCGATCCACGATCCCGACCTCAATCCGGTGATCCTTGCGGACGGTCATCCCGACCCGGTACAGTTCACCAAAGCCTGA
- a CDS encoding trimethylamine methyltransferase family protein, which yields MSARPRRAARSSRDIAQAPFGQRRRPYSPVEVISADQVAAIHGAALKVLSTLGMRVLDPGARERFRAAGAEIAGETVRLDPGLVAERLKTVPRSFTLAARNPARDLTIGGEYCVYASVGGPAYVMDNDRGRRDGTFQDMCDYMRLVQVLNVVHQEGGGPFEPMDLPANTRHLDIYRAQIGLLDKNWQTQTLGRARTMDGIEMAAIALRTTPEGLTGRPALLGVINTNSPLQLDIPMAEGLIAMAEHGQALAITPFTLAGAMAPVTLAGALAQQHAEAMAGIVLTQIVRPGAPVLYGGFTSNVDMRSGAPAFGTPEYVKAAQASGQLARHIGVPFRSSNVTAANEVDAQAAYESQMALWGALMGGAHLLEHAAGWMHGGLTASFEKLILDAEMLQMMDAYFTPIATDADALALDAITEAGPGGHFFGTTHTMERYETAFHTPLLSNWDNYPTWLEKGRVDARTRANAVWKQLLSDYEEPKLDPAVAEALDTYVGRRKAEGGAPMN from the coding sequence ATGAGCGCCCGTCCCCGACGCGCTGCGCGCAGTTCGCGAGATATCGCCCAGGCGCCGTTCGGCCAGCGTCGGCGCCCATATAGCCCCGTCGAGGTGATCAGCGCCGATCAGGTCGCGGCGATCCACGGTGCGGCGCTGAAGGTGCTGTCGACGCTCGGCATGCGCGTCCTCGATCCCGGCGCGCGGGAGCGGTTCCGCGCGGCCGGCGCGGAGATCGCGGGGGAGACGGTGCGCCTCGACCCTGGCCTCGTCGCCGAACGGCTGAAGACGGTGCCGCGAAGCTTCACGCTCGCCGCCCGCAACCCCGCCCGCGATCTGACAATCGGCGGCGAGTATTGCGTCTACGCCTCGGTCGGCGGGCCTGCCTATGTCATGGACAACGACCGGGGACGGCGTGACGGCACATTCCAAGACATGTGCGATTACATGCGTTTGGTGCAGGTTCTGAATGTGGTGCATCAGGAGGGCGGCGGCCCGTTCGAGCCGATGGACCTGCCGGCGAACACCCGGCACCTTGACATCTACCGCGCCCAGATCGGGCTTCTCGACAAGAACTGGCAGACCCAGACCTTGGGCCGCGCCCGCACCATGGACGGGATCGAGATGGCGGCGATCGCGCTCCGGACGACGCCCGAGGGCTTGACCGGCCGACCCGCCCTTCTCGGCGTCATCAACACCAACTCGCCCCTGCAACTCGATATCCCGATGGCCGAAGGGCTGATCGCGATGGCCGAACACGGGCAGGCACTGGCGATCACCCCCTTCACGCTCGCGGGCGCGATGGCGCCGGTCACTCTCGCCGGCGCGCTCGCCCAACAGCATGCCGAGGCGATGGCCGGGATCGTGCTGACCCAGATCGTCCGCCCCGGCGCGCCGGTGCTTTATGGCGGCTTCACCTCGAACGTCGACATGCGCTCCGGCGCCCCCGCCTTCGGCACGCCGGAATATGTGAAGGCGGCGCAGGCGTCGGGCCAGCTCGCCCGCCATATCGGCGTGCCGTTCCGGTCGTCGAACGTGACGGCGGCGAACGAGGTCGACGCGCAGGCGGCCTACGAGTCCCAGATGGCGCTCTGGGGCGCGCTGATGGGCGGCGCGCATCTGCTCGAACATGCCGCCGGCTGGATGCATGGCGGGCTGACGGCGAGCTTTGAGAAGCTTATCCTCGACGCGGAAATGCTGCAGATGATGGACGCCTATTTCACACCGATCGCCACCGATGCGGACGCGCTGGCGCTCGACGCCATAACCGAGGCGGGACCGGGCGGGCACTTCTTCGGCACGACCCACACGATGGAGCGCTACGAGACCGCCTTCCACACGCCGCTTCTCTCCAACTGGGACAACTATCCGACCTGGCTGGAAAAAGGCCGCGTCGATGCGCGAACGCGGGCCAACGCCGTCTGGAAGCAGCTTCTGAGCGATTACGAGGAACCAAAGCTCGACCCCGCCGTGGCCGAGGCGCTCGATACGTATGTCGGGCGGCGCAAGGCCGAGGGCGGGGCGCCGATGAACTGA
- a CDS encoding CocE/NonD family hydrolase — protein MPTIRDTFPHEIEIIENIFVPMPDGTRLAAKLWRPKGAGPVPAILEYLPYRKREGTRGRDQKMHAWLAGHGYACVRLDIRGTGDSEGLIDDEYTVQEQQDGCDAIQWIAAQDWCDGQVAMYGISWGGFNGLQIAARRPPALKTIITVGSTDDRYATDVHYVGGCLSKDNFDWAATMFAHNDLPPDPEIVGAKWRDMWRARMEHNRPWGLDWLRHQRRDDYWKQGSVCEDFSRITIPVFAVSGWADNYSESVPRLLAGLSGPRLGLVGPWAHSFPHDVAVKPAIGWLQEVVRWCDHWMKGRDTGIMDGPMYRVWMQESVPPQTCYLDRSGRWVGEAEWPSPRTEHRALYLNAGGTLDPVPGAGGGVAINSPLWVGLGAGEVGRYGEDADWAGDQREDDGGSLVFLSDPLPERTEILGAPQLHLRFSSDKPLALVAVRLNDVMPDGRSTRVTLGCLNLTHRDSHEHPEPLEPGRVYDTVVDLDDIAHAFPAGHRIAVSLSTTYWPICWPSPELATLTVRTGESWLDLPVRPDNPADARLRAFDPPEMAAPTPVIDHPAPSGHRRSIRRDLLSGEMTVDFPRWTSAHEMPDIAQTVTSDALARFTITDGNPLSACCETEANVVIRRKDTTTGHHSTGRLTCDARHFRVEMQLRVTENGDTVFERDWDERIPRDMV, from the coding sequence ATGCCGACGATCCGCGATACCTTCCCGCACGAGATCGAGATCATCGAGAACATCTTCGTGCCGATGCCGGACGGCACACGGCTTGCCGCGAAGCTCTGGCGGCCAAAGGGGGCCGGCCCGGTGCCGGCGATCCTCGAATACCTGCCCTACAGAAAGCGCGAGGGAACCCGGGGCCGCGACCAGAAGATGCATGCCTGGCTCGCGGGGCATGGCTATGCCTGTGTCCGCCTCGACATCCGCGGCACCGGCGACAGCGAGGGGCTGATCGACGACGAATACACCGTGCAGGAGCAGCAGGACGGCTGCGACGCCATCCAATGGATCGCCGCGCAGGACTGGTGCGACGGGCAGGTCGCGATGTACGGGATTTCCTGGGGCGGCTTCAACGGCTTGCAGATCGCCGCGCGGCGGCCGCCGGCCCTGAAGACGATCATCACCGTGGGCTCAACCGACGACCGCTACGCGACCGATGTGCACTATGTCGGGGGATGTCTGTCAAAGGACAACTTCGACTGGGCCGCGACGATGTTCGCCCATAACGACCTGCCGCCCGACCCCGAGATCGTCGGTGCGAAATGGCGCGACATGTGGCGGGCGCGGATGGAGCATAACCGGCCGTGGGGCCTCGACTGGCTGAGGCATCAGCGGCGCGACGATTACTGGAAACAGGGTTCGGTCTGCGAGGATTTCTCCAGGATCACCATCCCGGTCTTTGCCGTCTCGGGCTGGGCGGACAACTATTCGGAAAGCGTGCCACGGCTTCTCGCCGGCCTCTCCGGGCCACGGCTCGGCCTTGTCGGCCCCTGGGCGCATTCCTTCCCGCATGATGTCGCGGTCAAGCCGGCCATCGGCTGGCTCCAGGAGGTTGTGCGCTGGTGCGATCACTGGATGAAGGGCCGCGACACCGGGATCATGGACGGGCCGATGTACCGGGTCTGGATGCAGGAGAGCGTGCCGCCGCAAACCTGCTACCTCGACCGCTCCGGCCGCTGGGTGGGCGAGGCGGAATGGCCCTCGCCCCGGACCGAACACCGGGCGCTTTACCTCAACGCGGGCGGAACGCTCGACCCGGTGCCGGGCGCGGGCGGCGGCGTCGCGATCAACTCGCCGCTTTGGGTCGGGCTCGGCGCCGGTGAGGTCGGGCGCTACGGCGAGGATGCCGACTGGGCGGGCGACCAGCGCGAGGATGACGGCGGGTCGCTCGTCTTTCTCTCCGACCCCCTGCCCGAACGGACCGAGATTCTCGGCGCGCCGCAGCTTCACCTGCGCTTTTCCTCCGACAAACCGCTGGCGCTGGTCGCCGTCCGGCTGAACGACGTGATGCCGGACGGGCGCTCGACGCGGGTGACACTCGGCTGCCTCAACCTCACCCATCGCGACAGCCACGAGCACCCGGAACCTTTGGAGCCGGGCCGTGTCTACGATACCGTCGTCGATCTCGACGACATCGCCCATGCCTTCCCGGCGGGTCACCGGATCGCGGTGTCGCTCTCCACCACCTACTGGCCGATCTGCTGGCCCTCGCCGGAGCTGGCGACGCTGACGGTGCGCACGGGCGAAAGCTGGCTCGACCTGCCGGTGCGGCCGGACAACCCGGCGGATGCGCGGCTTCGCGCCTTCGACCCGCCCGAGATGGCCGCGCCGACGCCGGTGATCGACCATCCCGCCCCTTCCGGTCACCGGCGCAGCATCCGCCGCGACCTTCTCAGCGGCGAGATGACCGTCGACTTCCCGCGCTGGACCTCAGCGCACGAGATGCCGGATATCGCCCAGACGGTGACATCGGACGCGCTCGCCCGCTTCACCATCACCGACGGCAATCCGCTCTCGGCCTGTTGCGAGACCGAGGCGAATGTCGTGATCCGCCGCAAGGACACCACGACCGGCCACCATTCGACCGGGCGGCTGACCTGCGACGCGCGCCACTTCCGCGTCGAGATGCAGCTCCGCGTCACCGAGAACGGAGACACGGTCTTCGAGCGCGATTGGGATGAAAGGATCCCGCGTGACATGGTTTGA
- a CDS encoding capsule biosynthesis protein: MLQGPHGPFFRQLGDMLRKAGAEVWRVGFNKGDEVFAGRQGYLPYTGKPDDWPLACDEVFTEKGITDLVLYGDSRPIHAAAIAAARDRGITVHVFEEGYLRPYWATYEREGSNGNSRLMSMPLPAMRAALERSEMEMPKAPARWGDMREHVFYGALYHFFVMALNGRYRNFRPHRDLTVGQEFRLHLWRLLMMPFHRLERWVATWRIRFGGFPYHLVLMQLEHDASFRAHSDFASMTEFLTLCLDGFAAGAPRHHHIVFKAHPLEDGRAAVASTIRGTARRLGISDRVHFVRGGKLARLLDGARSAVTVNSTAGQQVLWRGLPLRAFGRAVYGKPEFVSSQPLADFFASPRRPDQRAYRDYRHYLLETSQIPGGFYSARGRRYLLRQAVDMILAAEDPYDALVSGKAAPRQQLVAVE, encoded by the coding sequence ATGCTTCAGGGACCGCACGGGCCGTTCTTCCGCCAGTTGGGCGACATGCTCCGCAAGGCCGGGGCGGAGGTCTGGCGCGTCGGGTTCAACAAGGGCGACGAGGTCTTTGCCGGACGCCAGGGCTATCTCCCCTATACCGGAAAACCCGACGACTGGCCCTTGGCCTGTGACGAGGTCTTCACGGAGAAAGGCATCACCGATCTGGTGCTCTACGGCGATTCACGGCCGATTCACGCGGCGGCCATCGCCGCCGCACGGGATCGCGGCATCACCGTCCACGTGTTCGAGGAAGGCTATCTCAGACCCTATTGGGCGACCTACGAACGCGAAGGCTCGAACGGCAATTCGCGGCTGATGTCGATGCCGCTCCCGGCGATGCGGGCCGCGCTCGAACGGTCTGAGATGGAGATGCCGAAGGCGCCGGCGCGCTGGGGCGACATGCGCGAGCATGTCTTCTACGGCGCGCTCTACCATTTCTTCGTCATGGCCTTGAACGGACGCTACCGCAACTTCCGGCCCCACCGCGACCTCACCGTCGGGCAGGAATTCCGGCTCCATCTCTGGCGGCTTCTGATGATGCCGTTCCACCGGCTGGAACGCTGGGTCGCGACCTGGCGGATCCGGTTCGGCGGTTTCCCCTATCATCTCGTGCTGATGCAGCTTGAACACGATGCGAGCTTCCGCGCGCATTCCGACTTTGCCTCGATGACGGAATTCCTGACGCTCTGCCTCGACGGTTTCGCGGCCGGCGCCCCGCGCCACCACCACATCGTCTTCAAGGCCCATCCGCTGGAAGACGGACGCGCCGCCGTCGCCTCGACGATCCGCGGCACGGCGCGGCGGCTCGGCATCTCCGACCGTGTGCATTTCGTGCGCGGCGGCAAGCTCGCGCGGCTTCTCGATGGGGCGCGGAGCGCCGTCACCGTGAACTCGACCGCCGGCCAGCAGGTTCTCTGGCGCGGCCTGCCGCTCCGGGCCTTCGGACGGGCGGTCTACGGCAAGCCGGAATTCGTCTCGTCCCAGCCGCTTGCGGATTTCTTCGCTTCGCCGCGCCGGCCGGACCAGCGCGCCTATCGCGACTACCGTCACTACCTTCTTGAAACCTCGCAGATTCCCGGCGGTTTCTACTCGGCACGCGGACGGCGTTATCTTCTCCGGCAGGCGGTAGACATGATCCTTGCGGCGGAAGATCCCTATGATGCGCTCGTGTCGGGCAAAGCGGCACCACGGCAACAGTTGGTTGCGGTGGAATAG
- a CDS encoding riboflavin synthase, protein MFTGIITDIGEVIALEQRGDLGARIATAYPVSGIDIGASIACNGVCLTVVSTGETPRGWFDVEISAETVSKTNIGRNGWHVGKRLNLERALKVGDELGGHIVSGHVDGVAEIVAMRDEGDSTRFTFRAPKALAGFIAPKGSVALNGTSLTVNEVDGAEFGVNIIPHTKAVTTWGRAQVGDLVNLEIDTLARYVARLQDWAGR, encoded by the coding sequence ATGTTCACAGGGATCATCACCGATATCGGCGAGGTCATCGCGCTTGAGCAGAGGGGCGACCTCGGCGCCCGGATCGCCACCGCCTATCCGGTTTCAGGGATTGATATCGGCGCCTCCATCGCCTGCAACGGCGTCTGCCTGACGGTCGTGTCCACCGGCGAGACCCCGCGCGGCTGGTTCGACGTGGAGATTTCCGCCGAGACGGTGTCGAAGACCAATATCGGCCGAAACGGCTGGCATGTCGGCAAGCGGCTCAACCTCGAACGGGCGCTGAAGGTCGGCGACGAGCTTGGCGGCCACATCGTCTCGGGCCATGTCGACGGCGTCGCCGAGATCGTGGCGATGCGGGACGAGGGCGACAGCACCCGCTTTACCTTCCGCGCGCCAAAGGCGCTGGCGGGCTTCATCGCGCCGAAAGGGTCGGTTGCGCTGAACGGCACGTCGTTGACGGTGAACGAAGTCGATGGCGCCGAGTTCGGCGTCAATATCATCCCGCACACCAAGGCCGTGACCACGTGGGGGCGGGCGCAGGTCGGCGACCTCGTGAACCTCGAGATCGACACGTTGGCGCGCTACGTGGCGCGGCTACAGGACTGGGCGGGGCGGTGA
- a CDS encoding MmcB family DNA repair protein: MSDTLMPGQLLARGVCRHLLHHGFVTVEELVPAPGLRVDVMALGPKGEVWIIECKSSRVDFTSDRKWQNYLEWSDRFFWAVDADFPADLLPDDTGLIVADAYDAEILRMGPATPLAGARRKVMMQKFARHAALRLQGYRDPGVTTSGISP, encoded by the coding sequence ATGTCCGACACCCTCATGCCCGGCCAGCTTCTCGCCCGTGGCGTCTGCCGCCACCTCCTTCACCACGGCTTCGTGACGGTGGAGGAACTGGTGCCTGCGCCGGGACTTCGGGTCGATGTCATGGCCCTCGGCCCGAAGGGCGAGGTCTGGATCATCGAATGCAAGTCGAGCCGTGTCGATTTCACCTCGGACCGCAAGTGGCAGAACTACCTGGAATGGTCCGACCGCTTCTTCTGGGCGGTCGACGCCGATTTCCCGGCCGACCTTCTGCCGGACGATACCGGACTGATCGTCGCCGACGCCTATGATGCAGAGATCTTGCGGATGGGACCGGCGACGCCGCTCGCAGGGGCGCGGCGCAAGGTGATGATGCAGAAATTCGCCCGCCATGCAGCGCTCAGGCTGCAAGGCTACCGCGATCCCGGTGTCACGACTTCCGGGATTTCCCCTTAG
- a CDS encoding TetR/AcrR family transcriptional regulator: MSRAKPEPKFTRLTSEERRAGLIAAGLACMARGGIQEFTVDKICLEAGVSRGLITHHFGSMNGLLAAVYAAMYREETTLSHSTRPGEFRLSALLDAIFAPVAFNRERLTIWLTLWGQISINPELGNEHRAQYADYLDRVAAAIAEVAEARGLGMDSRPLAKTLICLIDGLGLQHCIDPETMPPDTAKAACRDLLERHLGAF, translated from the coding sequence ATGAGCCGAGCCAAGCCCGAGCCGAAATTCACCCGCCTGACCAGCGAGGAACGCCGCGCCGGGCTGATCGCGGCGGGGCTTGCCTGCATGGCGCGGGGCGGCATCCAGGAATTCACCGTCGACAAGATCTGCCTGGAAGCCGGCGTGTCGCGCGGGCTCATCACCCACCATTTCGGCTCGATGAACGGCCTTCTGGCGGCGGTCTATGCAGCGATGTACCGGGAAGAGACGACCCTCTCCCATTCTACCCGGCCCGGCGAATTCCGTCTTTCCGCACTTCTCGACGCGATCTTCGCGCCTGTGGCGTTCAATCGGGAGAGGCTGACGATCTGGCTGACCCTCTGGGGACAGATCTCCATCAACCCCGAACTCGGCAACGAGCATCGCGCGCAATATGCCGACTATCTGGACCGCGTGGCCGCGGCAATCGCAGAGGTGGCGGAGGCGCGCGGCCTCGGCATGGATTCGCGGCCCCTTGCAAAGACGCTCATCTGCCTGATCGACGGACTTGGACTTCAGCATTGCATCGACCCGGAGACGATGCCGCCCGATACCGCGAAAGCCGCCTGCCGGGACTTGCTGGAGAGGCATCTCGGCGCGTTCTGA
- a CDS encoding bifunctional helix-turn-helix transcriptional regulator/GNAT family N-acetyltransferase: MDEIDEIRAFNRFYTRELGFLSRSYLGSGLGVGEVRVLYEVAHAAPATARELAERLALDEGYLSRVLKGFERRGWIARHADTGDARRRRITLTAAGGAAMAPLEARSRAEVAARLGKLNADARAGVLAGAVAMRRGLGDPDLPAPPLTFSDLAPGDAGWIISRHGALYAQDEGYDLSFEGLVAGIVAGFIRSRDPARERAWVARSGELRIGCIFCVRESDDVARLRLFLLEPAARGRGAGRKMLDLCLTFARQAGYTRIVLWTHESHRAACALYASAGFRMTSESPGVAFGQAVVDQTWERAL, encoded by the coding sequence ATGGACGAGATCGACGAAATCCGGGCCTTCAACCGATTCTACACGCGCGAGCTTGGGTTTCTCTCCCGGTCCTACCTCGGGTCCGGTCTCGGCGTGGGCGAGGTGCGGGTGCTCTACGAAGTCGCGCATGCCGCCCCCGCAACGGCGCGGGAGCTGGCAGAGCGGCTTGCCCTCGACGAAGGCTATCTGAGCCGCGTCCTGAAAGGATTCGAGCGGCGCGGCTGGATCGCGCGCCATGCCGATACGGGCGACGCGCGCCGGCGCCGGATCACCCTGACGGCGGCGGGCGGCGCTGCTATGGCGCCGCTCGAGGCGCGGTCGCGCGCGGAGGTCGCCGCGCGTCTGGGCAAACTCAATGCGGATGCCCGCGCCGGTGTTCTTGCCGGCGCGGTCGCGATGCGCCGGGGTCTTGGCGATCCCGACCTGCCAGCGCCGCCGCTGACCTTCAGCGATCTTGCGCCGGGTGATGCCGGGTGGATCATCTCGCGCCACGGCGCGCTCTACGCGCAGGACGAAGGCTACGATCTGAGCTTCGAGGGATTGGTGGCCGGGATCGTCGCCGGGTTCATCCGGAGCCGCGACCCGGCCCGCGAACGGGCCTGGGTGGCGCGGTCTGGCGAGCTGCGGATCGGATGTATCTTCTGCGTCCGCGAATCCGACGATGTGGCCCGCCTCAGGCTGTTTCTTCTTGAACCCGCCGCGCGGGGCCGGGGCGCCGGGCGGAAGATGCTCGACCTCTGCCTCACCTTCGCGCGGCAGGCGGGTTACACCCGTATCGTGCTCTGGACCCATGAAAGCCACCGGGCGGCCTGTGCGCTCTATGCCTCGGCGGGTTTTCGGATGACCAGCGAAAGCCCCGGCGTGGCGTTCGGGCAGGCTGTCGTCGACCAGACATGGGAACGCGCGCTCTGA
- a CDS encoding 6,7-dimethyl-8-ribityllumazine synthase has translation MATAETHHVLDLPKFDKRVRLLIVVAPYYKDIADNLVAGAKAVAAEAGAEADLVEVPGALEIPAAIALASRMADYDGFVALGCVIRGETTHYDTVCNDSSRGLTMLGLNGVCLGNGILTVENRHQAEVRADPAGQNKGGGAAAAALHLVALSRKWARQTKGIGFKPAGEEFRIAGDTEGPSRA, from the coding sequence ATGGCCACCGCAGAAACCCATCACGTCCTCGATCTGCCGAAATTCGACAAAAGGGTGCGGCTGCTGATCGTCGTTGCGCCCTATTACAAGGACATCGCCGACAACCTCGTCGCGGGCGCGAAGGCGGTGGCAGCGGAGGCGGGGGCCGAGGCCGATCTGGTCGAGGTGCCGGGGGCGCTTGAGATCCCGGCGGCCATCGCGCTGGCGAGCCGCATGGCCGATTACGACGGTTTCGTCGCGCTCGGCTGCGTCATCCGGGGCGAGACGACGCATTACGACACGGTCTGCAACGACAGCTCGCGCGGGCTGACGATGCTCGGCCTCAATGGCGTCTGCCTCGGCAACGGAATCCTGACGGTCGAGAACCGTCATCAGGCCGAGGTGCGCGCCGATCCGGCGGGCCAGAACAAGGGTGGTGGTGCCGCTGCAGCGGCCTTGCATCTGGTGGCGCTTTCCCGCAAATGGGCGCGCCAGACGAAAGGCATCGGATTCAAGCCCGCGGGCGAGGAATTCCGCATCGCCGGTGACACCGAAGGACCCAGCCGCGCATGA